From a single Natronorubrum tibetense GA33 genomic region:
- the tuf gene encoding translation elongation factor EF-1 subunit alpha, with the protein MSEQHQNLAIIGHVDHGKSTLVGRLLYETGSVPEHVIEQHREEAEEKGKGGFEFAYVMDNLAEERERGVTIDIAHQEFSTDEYEFTIVDCPGHRDFVKNMITGASQADNAVLVVAADDGVAPQTQEHVFLARTLGIDELIIGINKMDVVDYKEDTFDDVVDEVNQLLKQVQFQTDDASFIPISAFEGDNIAEASDNTPWYDGRTLLEALNDLPAPEPPTDAPLRLPIQDVYTISGIGTVPVGRIETGIMNIGDNVSFQPSDVGGEVKTIEMHHEEVPKAEPGDNVGFNVRGIGKDDIRRGDVCGPADEPPSVAETFQAQVVVMQHPSVITAGYTPVFHAHTAQVACTIESIDKKMDPASGEVAEENPDFIQSGDAAVVTIRPQKPLSIEPSSEIPELGSFAIRDMGQTIAAGKVLEVHEKE; encoded by the coding sequence ATGAGCGAACAACACCAGAACCTGGCCATCATCGGCCACGTTGACCACGGGAAGAGCACGCTCGTGGGACGCCTCCTGTACGAGACAGGCAGCGTACCAGAGCACGTCATCGAACAGCACCGCGAAGAAGCAGAAGAGAAGGGCAAAGGCGGATTCGAGTTCGCCTACGTCATGGACAACCTCGCCGAAGAGCGAGAGCGCGGTGTCACCATCGACATCGCCCACCAGGAGTTCTCGACTGACGAGTACGAGTTTACCATCGTCGACTGTCCTGGCCACCGCGACTTCGTCAAGAACATGATCACGGGCGCATCCCAGGCGGACAACGCCGTCCTCGTCGTCGCCGCTGACGACGGTGTCGCGCCCCAGACCCAGGAGCACGTCTTCCTGGCCCGAACCCTCGGTATCGACGAACTCATCATCGGCATCAACAAGATGGACGTCGTCGACTACAAAGAGGATACCTTCGACGATGTCGTCGACGAAGTGAACCAGCTGCTCAAGCAGGTTCAGTTCCAGACCGACGACGCCTCGTTCATCCCGATCTCGGCGTTCGAAGGCGACAACATCGCCGAAGCCTCCGACAACACGCCGTGGTACGACGGCCGTACCCTGCTCGAGGCACTCAACGACCTGCCGGCACCGGAGCCACCGACGGACGCGCCGCTCCGACTCCCGATCCAGGACGTTTACACGATCTCCGGCATCGGTACCGTCCCAGTCGGACGTATCGAAACCGGTATCATGAACATCGGCGACAACGTCTCCTTCCAGCCCAGCGACGTGGGCGGCGAAGTGAAGACGATCGAGATGCACCACGAAGAGGTGCCAAAAGCCGAGCCCGGTGACAACGTCGGATTCAACGTCCGCGGCATCGGTAAGGACGACATCCGCCGCGGTGACGTCTGTGGCCCGGCCGACGAGCCGCCAAGCGTCGCCGAGACGTTCCAGGCCCAGGTCGTCGTCATGCAGCACCCGTCCGTGATCACGGCTGGCTACACGCCGGTCTTCCACGCCCACACCGCACAGGTCGCCTGTACGATCGAGTCCATCGACAAGAAGATGGACCCAGCAAGCGGCGAGGTCGCCGAGGAGAATCCCGACTTCATCCAGTCGGGTGACGCTGCTGTGGTCACCATCCGACCACAAAAGCCACTCAGCATCGAGCCATCGAGCGAGATCCCAGAACTCGGGAGCTTCGCCATCCGCGACATGGGTCAGACCATCGCGGCCGGAAAGGTCCTCGAAGTTCACGAGAAAGAATAA
- a CDS encoding amino acid-binding protein has product MTAVSDNSAAEENTETDGGVRAYTVRLELVDEPGELLRALAPIADNGGNLLSIHHERGNMTPRGHIPVEVDLESPPDRFDGIVDALRDAGVNVIQAGAEHYGEEINVVLVGNIVEHDLSNTLSRIEDEANAVVRDLSLSAPNGTEAVSSARIRLAIDSGRSDAALEAIRSIGSDKDLTVVEPLLGGDAA; this is encoded by the coding sequence GTGACGGCAGTGAGTGACAATTCCGCCGCGGAAGAGAACACGGAGACGGACGGCGGTGTTCGCGCCTACACCGTCCGCCTCGAACTCGTCGACGAGCCCGGCGAGTTGCTTCGCGCGCTCGCACCGATCGCCGACAACGGTGGGAATCTGCTGAGTATCCACCACGAGCGCGGCAACATGACCCCGCGCGGGCACATCCCGGTCGAGGTCGATCTCGAGTCACCGCCGGATCGATTCGACGGTATCGTCGACGCCCTGCGCGACGCCGGCGTCAACGTGATTCAGGCCGGTGCGGAACACTACGGCGAGGAAATCAACGTCGTGCTGGTCGGCAACATCGTCGAACACGACCTGTCGAACACGCTCTCACGGATCGAAGACGAAGCGAACGCCGTCGTCCGGGACCTCTCGCTTTCTGCACCCAACGGGACGGAGGCCGTCTCGAGTGCTCGTATCCGACTGGCCATCGACTCCGGCCGGTCCGACGCGGCGCTCGAGGCGATTCGCTCCATCGGCTCGGACAAAGACCTCACTGTCGTCGAACCCCTCCTCGGAGGTGACGCCGCATGA
- a CDS encoding rhomboid family intramembrane serine protease — MSRRSRSQSVTSLGSDASGDDRSTEGSSSPIVELLIVFVVVFAAQQLTAIIGIGVMAGLFVLATPLTTNPWTIVTSVYAHGGIGHLVSNSLALIVFGWPVARATTRLRFHTFFLVTGVIAGISQIVLSGVFEGMPLVGGWVEQAPVLGASGAVFALLGYLIASNRLSAGLASFIDVPQWFAVLVFVGLAIAVTLATGGPGIALFAHFTGFLVGLLAGRLRVLHVGGSGGRGSRL; from the coding sequence ATGTCGAGGCGTTCGCGGTCGCAGTCAGTTACCTCCCTCGGGTCCGACGCCAGTGGGGACGACCGATCGACCGAGGGGTCGAGCAGTCCCATCGTCGAACTCCTGATCGTCTTCGTCGTCGTCTTCGCCGCCCAGCAGCTCACGGCAATCATTGGGATCGGCGTGATGGCCGGCCTGTTCGTCCTCGCGACGCCGTTGACGACCAACCCGTGGACGATCGTCACGAGCGTCTACGCCCACGGCGGGATCGGCCACTTGGTGTCGAACAGCCTCGCGCTGATCGTCTTCGGGTGGCCCGTCGCGCGGGCGACTACCCGACTTCGATTCCACACGTTCTTCCTGGTGACGGGCGTGATCGCCGGAATCTCACAGATCGTCCTCAGCGGGGTCTTCGAAGGGATGCCCCTCGTCGGCGGCTGGGTCGAACAGGCTCCGGTCCTCGGCGCCAGCGGGGCCGTCTTCGCCCTGTTGGGCTACCTGATCGCCTCGAACCGACTGTCGGCCGGGTTGGCATCGTTCATCGACGTCCCGCAGTGGTTTGCCGTGCTGGTGTTCGTCGGCCTGGCGATCGCCGTGACGCTTGCGACCGGCGGCCCCGGAATCGCCCTGTTCGCACACTTCACGGGCTTCCTCGTCGGACTGTTGGCCGGGCGGCTTCGGGTGTTACACGTCGGCGGGTCGGGTGGGCGCGGCTCGAGGCTGTAG
- the rpsJ gene encoding 30S ribosomal protein S10: MQQARVRLAGTSPEDLDDICDDVREIANNTGVNLSGPIPLPTKTLEVPTRKSPDGEGTATWEHWEMRVHKRLIDLDADERALRQLMRIQVPNDVSIEIVLED, from the coding sequence ATGCAGCAGGCACGCGTTCGACTCGCGGGCACGAGCCCAGAAGACTTAGACGACATCTGTGACGATGTCCGCGAGATCGCGAACAATACCGGCGTCAACCTGAGCGGTCCGATCCCGCTGCCGACGAAGACCCTCGAGGTGCCGACCCGGAAGTCGCCTGACGGCGAGGGCACTGCCACGTGGGAGCACTGGGAGATGCGCGTCCACAAGCGCCTGATCGATCTGGACGCCGACGAACGCGCACTCCGCCAGCTCATGCGCATTCAGGTGCCGAACGACGTCTCGATCGAGATCGTCCTCGAAGACTAA
- a CDS encoding ATP-binding protein, with the protein MSQPRFVDREDELELLKSRFESDTAELLVVYGRRRLGKSALVREAIRDRDDAIYWQATEETAAAQLENFVETASETVPMLEDIKRDWEALVRALGRQDAVVVIDEFPYLVESDDALPSKIQRVWDLHLEETAATLVLVGSSISVMEEKVLSGGSPLYGRRTGTIDLPPLELRDARRFYPEDDPDSIVRTWSVFGGTPYYLQALTPDASLAENIQSHVLSEHGVLHNEPEFLLRTEFGIREPQTYYTILRAIATGKRESNEIADFAGVDSNALSSYLSKLRRLRLIERDIPVTANPNATRKSRYRLNEPLFNFWFQYVYGQEGKIAQLGDDAYEQLVEPSFSEYMGTMFERVCQNALPSLVPKTYQGIGYWWHDHHELDVVGLASDGTLVAGECKYTTREMTKNDLTALERRTAQVRWTPPEGTELTHRYCCFCRSGFSAELRAVAENRDDISLFTPADIVTN; encoded by the coding sequence ATGAGTCAGCCACGGTTCGTCGACCGCGAGGACGAACTCGAGCTTCTGAAATCGCGGTTCGAGAGCGACACGGCCGAGTTGCTCGTCGTCTATGGCCGGCGACGCCTCGGGAAGAGCGCGCTCGTCCGAGAGGCGATCCGGGACCGCGACGACGCGATCTACTGGCAGGCGACCGAGGAAACGGCGGCTGCCCAACTCGAGAACTTCGTCGAGACGGCCAGCGAGACGGTCCCGATGCTCGAGGACATCAAGCGCGACTGGGAGGCCCTGGTCCGGGCGCTCGGACGACAGGACGCGGTCGTCGTCATCGACGAGTTTCCGTATCTGGTCGAATCCGACGACGCGCTGCCCTCGAAGATCCAGCGGGTCTGGGACCTCCACCTCGAGGAGACGGCCGCGACGCTCGTGCTCGTGGGGTCGTCGATCAGCGTCATGGAAGAGAAGGTCCTCAGCGGTGGTAGCCCGCTGTACGGCCGCCGGACGGGGACGATCGACCTCCCGCCGCTCGAGCTTCGGGACGCACGGCGGTTCTATCCGGAGGACGATCCCGATTCGATCGTTCGGACGTGGAGCGTGTTCGGTGGAACGCCGTACTATCTGCAGGCGCTCACCCCCGATGCGTCGCTGGCCGAAAACATCCAGTCCCACGTGCTCTCCGAACACGGTGTCCTTCACAACGAACCCGAGTTCCTGTTGCGAACGGAGTTCGGCATCCGAGAGCCCCAGACGTACTACACGATCCTCCGGGCGATCGCGACGGGGAAGCGAGAGTCGAACGAGATCGCGGACTTTGCCGGCGTCGACTCGAACGCACTCAGCTCGTACCTCTCGAAGCTGCGCCGACTCCGGTTGATCGAACGAGATATTCCGGTGACGGCCAATCCAAACGCGACCCGGAAGAGCCGGTATCGGCTGAACGAGCCGCTGTTCAACTTCTGGTTCCAGTACGTCTACGGACAGGAGGGGAAGATCGCCCAACTCGGCGACGACGCCTACGAACAGCTGGTCGAACCGAGCTTTTCGGAGTACATGGGGACGATGTTCGAGCGCGTCTGCCAGAACGCGCTCCCGTCGCTCGTTCCCAAAACCTATCAGGGGATCGGCTACTGGTGGCACGACCACCACGAACTCGACGTCGTGGGACTCGCGAGCGACGGGACCCTCGTCGCTGGCGAGTGTAAGTACACCACCAGGGAGATGACGAAGAACGATCTAACCGCGCTCGAGCGACGAACGGCTCAGGTGCGGTGGACGCCACCCGAGGGCACCGAGCTGACACACCGCTACTGTTGTTTCTGCCGGTCCGGATTCTCGGCCGAACTTCGAGCGGTCGCCGAGAATCGAGACGACATTTCGCTGTTCACCCCGGCGGATATCGTCACGAACTGA
- a CDS encoding NifU family protein — protein sequence MTTSDAAADADADGEPSLKERVESWLTREMPIIQMHGGTSAVREADPETGEVIIELGGGCEGCSVSGITSSNIEAELLTWPEIDDITVRVPDPRESLGGPDQAESIMGVDRTEGGRGDWGSSNPGKDHL from the coding sequence ATGACTACGTCCGACGCAGCAGCCGACGCCGATGCGGACGGCGAGCCGTCGCTCAAAGAGCGCGTCGAGTCCTGGCTCACCCGAGAGATGCCGATCATTCAGATGCACGGCGGGACGAGCGCCGTCCGGGAAGCGGACCCCGAGACCGGCGAAGTGATTATCGAACTCGGCGGCGGCTGCGAGGGCTGTTCGGTCAGCGGTATCACGTCGAGCAACATCGAGGCCGAACTGCTCACCTGGCCCGAAATCGACGATATTACGGTCCGCGTCCCCGACCCCCGCGAGAGCCTCGGCGGCCCCGATCAGGCCGAATCGATCATGGGGGTTGACCGCACCGAGGGCGGTCGCGGCGACTGGGGCTCTTCGAACCCTGGAAAGGATCACCTCTAA
- a CDS encoding homoserine dehydrogenase, whose product MKLAILGAGDVGRSVADLAGEYGHDVVAIADSTTATVDPDGIDIEGTLERKVGGDALGSSDPVDVFETDYDVLVEATPTTLGDAEPGFSHVERALEADRHVVLANKGPVAERYEELRTLEADSEGSIRFEATVGGAIPVLSTIEDSTPQAVTAVRGVLNGTANFILTRMAAEGLDYEHVLAEAQDLGVAEADPTFDVDGTDAALKFVILANVLADGGFSLEDATVEGIQSIPGSALDLAAEDGRTIRLIGEATRDGVRVGPRLVPENGPLAVTGTRNIVQIETRNAGSLHSSGRGAGGPETATAILSDVGRLPPL is encoded by the coding sequence ATGAAACTCGCAATCCTCGGCGCCGGTGACGTCGGCCGCTCGGTGGCCGATCTCGCGGGCGAATACGGACACGACGTCGTCGCGATCGCCGACTCCACGACCGCCACGGTCGATCCCGATGGGATCGACATCGAGGGCACACTCGAGCGAAAGGTCGGCGGCGACGCGCTGGGCTCGAGCGATCCCGTCGACGTCTTCGAAACCGACTACGACGTCCTCGTCGAGGCGACGCCGACGACACTCGGCGACGCCGAACCCGGCTTCTCGCACGTCGAACGCGCACTCGAGGCCGACCGCCACGTCGTGTTAGCGAACAAGGGCCCCGTCGCGGAACGGTACGAAGAACTCCGCACGCTCGAGGCCGACAGCGAGGGATCGATCCGGTTCGAGGCCACGGTCGGCGGAGCGATTCCGGTGCTCTCGACGATCGAAGATTCGACGCCGCAGGCCGTAACTGCGGTTCGCGGGGTGCTCAACGGCACCGCGAACTTCATCCTCACGCGGATGGCCGCGGAGGGACTCGACTACGAGCACGTCCTCGCAGAAGCTCAGGACCTCGGCGTGGCCGAAGCCGATCCGACGTTCGACGTCGACGGCACCGACGCCGCGCTCAAGTTCGTCATCCTCGCAAACGTACTCGCCGACGGCGGGTTCTCGCTCGAGGACGCAACGGTCGAGGGCATCCAGTCGATTCCCGGTAGTGCACTCGACCTCGCCGCAGAGGACGGCCGGACGATCCGCCTCATCGGCGAAGCGACTCGCGACGGCGTCCGCGTCGGGCCGCGACTCGTCCCCGAGAACGGTCCACTGGCCGTCACCGGCACGCGAAACATCGTTCAGATCGAGACGCGAAACGCGGGCTCGCTTCACTCGAGCGGACGCGGGGCGGGCGGTCCGGAGACGGCGACGGCGATCCTCTCCGACGTGGGTCGGCTCCCGCCGCTGTAG